In Moorena sp. SIOASIH, the following proteins share a genomic window:
- a CDS encoding valine--tRNA ligase → MSATTPTLATKYEPKTTEAKWQQYWEENQVFKADPNHQGEPYCVVIPPPNVTGKLHMGHAFESALIDTLVRYHRMTGRNTLWLPGTDHASIAVQTILDRQLEAEGKTRYDLGREKFLERAWEWKEESGGTIVNQLRRLGVSVDWSRERFTMDEGLSKAVIEAFVQLYDQGLIYRGEYMVNWCPASESAVSDLEVENKEVDGHLWHFRYPLTDSNGFLEVATTRPETMLGDTAVAVNPNDERYQDLIGKTVTLPIMGREIPIIADELVDPGFGTGCVKVTPAHDPNDFQMGQRHSLPFINIMNKNGTLNEKAGHFQGQDRFEARKNVVKQLEAEELLVKVEDYKHTVPYSDRGKVPVEPLISTQWFVKIRPLADRALESLDQHHSPVFIPERWTKVYRDWLVKLKDWCISRQLWWGHQIPAWYVVSETNGTITSETPFIVAHHEAEAKKKATAKFGENVKLEQDPDVLDTWFSSGLWPFSTMGWPDETKDLKTYYPTTTLVTGFDIIFFWVARMTMMAGHFTGQMPFKSVYIHGLVRDENNKKMSKSANNGIDPLIMIDKYGTDAVRYTLVREVAGAGQDIRLEYDRKTDESASVEASRNFANKLWNAARFVMLNLDGKTPEELGQPKVEELELCDRWILSRFHQVVRQTRDYLDAYGLGEAAKGLYEFIWGDFCDWYIELVKSRLRQDANSPSRVVAQQTLACVLEGILKLLHPFMPHITEEIWHTLTQKSGEVLALQPYPLEYLDGQTGEEELQTTDSELLTDNTSDYPDAQSPRSGTSLSKEKEISKQSVAVLFKVREISRKLFEDYKEPIIAAGLVVGGIIALNILTAFVGALNRISLVSTSLELIGLGYAIWFVYRYVLKAENRQELSEKIQSILAEIVGKEDSQQSSELRKIESKMGIIDGNIKQGEDIKDIEDIKDIEEGQVKIDHDVPPIGNTHSSISPSSLIDSELEQRFELLIGTIRTIRNLRAEAEIKPGVTAPVILQSSNSDERQILEAGQAYIKDLGKVNQLTITPALEKEVKNTMAGVVGTVQVLIPLTGVVDVDALRAKLEKKLRKVEAEVKSLSGRLGNKNFVSKAPEAVVKGAQEALAEAKKQEFILRDRLNRL, encoded by the coding sequence ATGAGCGCAACCACACCCACCCTGGCAACCAAATACGAACCGAAAACCACCGAAGCCAAGTGGCAACAATACTGGGAAGAAAACCAAGTCTTCAAAGCTGACCCCAATCACCAGGGTGAACCCTACTGCGTTGTTATCCCCCCACCTAACGTTACTGGGAAGTTGCACATGGGTCACGCCTTCGAGAGTGCCCTGATTGACACCCTCGTCCGTTACCACCGGATGACAGGACGCAATACCCTGTGGCTACCGGGAACTGACCACGCTAGTATTGCTGTACAAACCATTCTCGATAGACAGCTAGAAGCTGAAGGCAAAACCCGCTATGACTTGGGACGGGAAAAGTTTCTTGAACGGGCTTGGGAGTGGAAGGAAGAATCAGGTGGCACCATCGTTAACCAGCTGAGGCGTTTGGGGGTTTCGGTGGATTGGTCCCGGGAACGGTTCACTATGGATGAAGGCTTATCGAAAGCGGTAATTGAAGCCTTTGTCCAACTTTATGATCAGGGACTGATTTACCGGGGCGAATATATGGTCAACTGGTGTCCAGCCTCGGAGTCCGCTGTCTCAGATTTGGAAGTGGAAAATAAGGAAGTTGATGGGCATTTGTGGCATTTTCGATATCCCCTTACCGATAGCAATGGTTTTTTGGAAGTAGCTACGACTAGACCAGAAACTATGTTGGGGGATACGGCAGTTGCAGTTAATCCTAATGATGAACGCTACCAGGATTTAATTGGTAAAACTGTAACCTTGCCAATTATGGGACGAGAAATTCCGATTATTGCTGATGAGTTGGTTGATCCAGGGTTTGGCACCGGTTGTGTCAAGGTAACTCCTGCCCATGACCCTAATGACTTTCAAATGGGTCAGCGTCATAGTCTGCCATTCATTAACATCATGAATAAGAATGGCACGTTAAATGAAAAAGCTGGCCATTTCCAAGGACAAGACCGGTTTGAAGCCCGGAAAAATGTGGTGAAGCAGCTGGAAGCAGAAGAGCTGTTGGTTAAGGTAGAGGACTACAAACATACGGTACCCTATAGCGATCGCGGAAAGGTTCCGGTTGAACCCCTAATCTCAACGCAATGGTTTGTCAAAATTCGCCCCCTAGCTGACCGAGCCCTAGAATCTCTTGACCAACACCATTCTCCAGTATTTATCCCGGAACGTTGGACGAAGGTCTACCGAGATTGGTTGGTGAAATTAAAAGACTGGTGCATCTCCCGCCAACTCTGGTGGGGACACCAAATTCCGGCTTGGTATGTGGTAAGTGAAACCAATGGCACAATCACTAGCGAGACTCCGTTTATTGTGGCTCACCATGAAGCAGAGGCTAAGAAGAAAGCAACAGCAAAATTTGGAGAAAATGTCAAGCTAGAGCAAGACCCAGATGTGCTGGATACCTGGTTTTCCTCAGGATTGTGGCCCTTCTCGACTATGGGCTGGCCTGATGAGACCAAGGATTTGAAGACATACTATCCCACTACCACCCTGGTAACAGGTTTTGACATCATTTTCTTCTGGGTTGCCCGCATGACCATGATGGCAGGACATTTTACGGGTCAGATGCCGTTTAAGAGTGTTTACATCCACGGTCTAGTGCGGGATGAGAACAATAAGAAAATGTCTAAGTCGGCTAATAATGGTATTGACCCCTTAATCATGATTGACAAGTATGGTACGGATGCCGTGCGCTATACCTTGGTTCGGGAAGTGGCAGGTGCAGGTCAAGATATCCGATTAGAGTATGACCGCAAGACGGATGAGTCAGCTTCTGTAGAAGCATCCCGCAATTTTGCCAATAAACTGTGGAATGCAGCCCGGTTTGTAATGCTAAACCTTGATGGTAAGACTCCCGAAGAGTTGGGTCAACCAAAAGTAGAGGAATTGGAATTATGCGATCGCTGGATTCTTTCCCGTTTTCATCAAGTGGTGCGTCAAACTAGGGATTATCTAGATGCTTATGGCTTGGGAGAAGCGGCTAAGGGACTTTATGAGTTCATCTGGGGTGATTTTTGTGATTGGTACATTGAACTGGTAAAATCCAGGCTGCGTCAGGATGCCAATTCTCCGTCGCGGGTTGTGGCACAGCAAACTCTAGCTTGCGTTTTAGAGGGTATCCTAAAGCTACTCCATCCATTCATGCCCCATATCACTGAAGAAATCTGGCACACCTTGACCCAGAAATCTGGGGAGGTGTTGGCACTACAACCTTATCCTTTAGAGTACCTAGATGGTCAAACTGGGGAAGAGGAACTACAGACAACGGACAGCGAACTGCTAACCGATAATACATCCGATTACCCTGATGCCCAATCACCCAGGTCAGGAACATCGTTGTCTAAGGAAAAGGAAATCTCTAAGCAAAGTGTAGCTGTATTGTTTAAAGTGCGAGAAATTTCTAGGAAGTTGTTCGAGGACTACAAAGAACCGATAATCGCAGCAGGGTTGGTTGTCGGAGGAATTATTGCCCTGAATATCCTCACAGCCTTCGTGGGTGCGCTCAATCGCATTTCCTTAGTCTCAACTAGTTTAGAACTGATTGGTCTAGGATATGCCATTTGGTTTGTTTACCGTTATGTGCTCAAGGCTGAGAATCGTCAAGAGTTATCCGAAAAAATTCAATCCATCTTAGCAGAAATTGTTGGTAAGGAAGACAGTCAGCAATCCTCGGAATTGAGGAAAATTGAGTCCAAAATGGGGATTATTGATGGAAATATCAAACAGGGAGAAGATATTAAAGATATAGAAGATATCAAAGATATAGAAGAGGGGCAGGTTAAAATAGACCATGACGTTCCGCCCATAGGCAATACCCACTCTTCTATATCCCCGAGTTCTCTAATTGACTCAGAACTAGAGCAAAGGTTTGAGCTGCTAATCGGTACAATCCGTACTATCCGCAACCTCCGGGCTGAGGCAGAGATTAAACCAGGGGTGACCGCACCTGTGATTCTACAAAGCAGCAACAGTGACGAACGTCAAATTTTGGAGGCGGGTCAAGCCTATATCAAAGACTTAGGTAAGGTCAATCAATTAACCATCACTCCAGCCTTGGAGAAAGAGGTAAAGAATACCATGGCGGGTGTAGTCGGTACTGTCCAGGTGCTAATTCCCCTAACTGGTGTGGTGGATGTGGATGCTCTACGGGCTAAGTTAGAAAAGAAGTTACGTAAAGTAGAGGCGGAAGTCAAATCCTTGTCTGGGCGTCTGGGTAATAAGAACTTTGTGAGTAAAGCTCCAGAAGCTGTGGTTAAGGGTGCTCAAGAGGCTTTAGCTGAGGCTAAAAAGCAAGAGTTTATTTTACGCGATCGCTTAAATAGACTTTAA